Part of the Carassius carassius chromosome 20, fCarCar2.1, whole genome shotgun sequence genome, TAAGGAAAGACACTGTAAGTCTTGTTTTGTGGGCCGATGGCCTGCGTGATGTTGTCGGTAAGCTCTCGCGCCATCTTCAAGGCATCAATGAAGTCAGAAGATGTTTTCAAGATGCTGTGATAGCTCATGAAGTAGGTGGCACCTACGTCAGTGTTGTTCTCTAGGAGATCCACAGCAGTGCTGTATGCAGCATGACCACTGTATGGGAAAGAAAAGGAGCTATTAGTCAAAACAGAGAGTCCTACACTTATTTTGTGAGCTGAATTCACTTGAAGTGGATCtagggagatatatatatatatatatatatatatatatatatggtcaccGTACCCAACTGCTAAAATTCTATGTGCCCTGGATCCTGAAAATTGCATTAAATTAGCCAATTATAGAGATTGCAATTTTGGAAATCttgtggaaaataaaaaataatacacaaaacGGATCACTAAATGAATGGTGGACAGGTACCGGATGCATTAGATTCCTGGGAAATCTGATCAATGGAAATGATTTAAACTTACCCTTTTCCACACTTGATATTTGGGATGTCTGAGAGAAACATGGGGAGGAAGTGCGTGAATTCAGTACCATTAGGGTTCTTTTTCCCCCAAGAGGTCAAAGGTCTGCAGTGAACACAGCTCTTATCCACCACTGATGGAAGGAAAacatcataattaaaaaattataataattaaaaataaaaaaaaaggaaacatgacaaaagtttaaattgtgtcatgaccttttgtttttttttaccagaatCTAATAGGTTTGGAACTGTAGGTGAGTAAaagacagtatttttttatttttagaagccATAATTTGATACTAAAAATGCTTTGATTGTTATGGTATATTCACATATATCATGAAACATAATTTCCATTTAAATATGTTTAGGTTCAAAGAGCAAAGAATAGTGTGATCTGTACAGTGACTTCTGAAGTGAAAATTCAATAACTTAAACAGCACTCTGGATAAAGGTCCTCTGAGGCAGTGGAGGTCAGGGCTCTGTTGATTCGGTGGATAATGGTTTACCTGAAGCATTGCAGAACGCTCCGGTGGTGTTATAATATCTGCAGCAGGAAGACTGCGGCTTCACCCAGTCAAAGTAGTCGTCCAGCCAGGACGATGGAGCGTTGCTGATCTTAGTACTACATTAACAACACAAAATATGGCTTTAATGATCTGACAAAAGTTATTCAAAAGTTGAAAGCAACTTTTCTGGGAATTTATGACAATTACATGActgaaaaaataaagcaaaacactatgcatttattgcattgttattacagttaactaaagCCCAAAAAAAAtggtgttacttgaaataaaatgtaaaaataacttgGTTTTCTAAACCAGATGAGAGGTTTCTTGGGAATTATAGTACATTAAGGAACGATTCTGTGACTTTTACGGCAGGAGACCTGGAAATGCAATGCAAGACCTTAAATGCAAATTTTCTTCAAAACCACCTCAtgcaagcattttttttcttaaggaTGAATGGAAACGTGGCTAATGATACCAAAATAAGACTGCTTTACTGAAAGTAAACTTTTTCCTCACTGGAAAGGTGTCAAAAAGTGTCACTCACTAGTTTTTCAAGAGCGATGCGGTATAAATTTGCTGGACTAGAGAGTTGTTGTTGCAGCCCACTCCGCCACACACCGCGTTCTGACCCTCTGAGGTTTTGTAGTCATGTCCGTCCTCTACCACAAAGTAAACTGGTGCCCCAGTGTGCAGATACTCACTCAGATTCCCGAAATAATCCAGCACATAGGAGTCCTGTGTGTTCAAAAACACCTCTTTCAGGATCTTCAGAATGCAAATATTTGCTAAGGGAAAGAATGGGTATATACGTACATCAGGCATGGACAATTTCTGATCAAGTCCAATCTCCACTTTATTAACAACGGCTATGCTAAATGACAGCATTCCCACAAACACAGCAACCTGCAAAAGAGAATCAAAACTTGTGAGATCGCAAAAATGCAGAACTTGATCAAATCTAGGTTTATGTAGCTTAACTGTTATACAGTAGCAGTTGCATcacaattattcatttttttttattaatagcatttctattttgtcttgtttctttACACTTACCACCAGGGGGCGCACCCAATCCTTCAAGATGAAAGGAGCATATATCTTCTTAAAAAAGCGGAACAAACAACCTTCTGACTTTTCCCGTTGTCCCTCAGGAAACTTCACACAGCAAAATATATCTGGACGATTTGCCTgggaaacaaataataataataataataataatgatgaagaaagaaagacattaaaCCGAAGCATCTCAAATCACTACATATTGAAAAAAAGTGCTTAATAAAACTACTTTGGTTAATCATTCACTGTTTCAAGTATGAAATATGTTTCTGTTCCTCAAATTCTGTTTTCTCACACAGATAGTACTGGTGTGACCTTTAACCTCTCACCTCTTGTCTTTTGATGTCCAGGCCCAGCAGAGACACAAAGCAGCTGATCTGCAGAAGGAAGTCAATGAAGACGGCCAGACCAGCGAATAGAGAGAACGTCCTCACTGCAGGCATGCTAGACAGACCACCTGGAGATATGTGCAATTAAGAAAAACTATAGTCATCCGGGATAGTTTTatgtagaaataaatatatttatttattttattatagaaaattaatgattaaaaaaaagaaatctcggAATAAAAACTGTGCAGTCCGGTGAAATGTTTAACAGTCATAAGAGTTTGACAATGACTCTTAATAAAATGTGTAATACCATACTGAAAtctgaaataataattataacaaatcaaaacaaaacaaacccacGTTCTCATACTAGCatttatttcttataattattgCAGTGGCATTCATCCCTTTTCATCTGCCATTTGTCAGAAATGTAGAAGTTAATCACAAGTCTGAGGATGATGGCATACCTAAAAAGAAAGCAACGGTctcagagaaggaagagaggaacaTGCTGGGAGCCACCTCTCCGAGGATACGTCCAATCTGCTGATGAAGCTCCTCTTCAGGCATCCGCTCATCCctctgaagaaaagaaaaatgtgttactTGGCAGTTTTGTGAAGGCAAACGATCTCATCCATCATCAATCTTAAAGATACTGAAGTAAAAACAAAACTACCATTTATAAACAGGAAGTAAAAGGTGCTCGTCTGAACCATTTCAGTGGAAGGAGTCACCTGACATTAACAGTAGCTGGCTTTCCATCACCCTGCTTTTATGCGCATTTTAAAGTATCGCATCAGAATCGAGTGATGAAAATGCgaaatttctaataaaaatgccTTGATTCgcaaaaaaggtttttttatgaTCGCTTGAGGTGTTTTTTGACTCGTGCAAAAAAGGGTTAATGcaaataatgggagatggaaatgcattttgcgaataaataaaataaaataatcatgtgACTTTGCGCTATGGGACGGTAAATGCTGACTAACCAGCAGAGTGATCTTgttccacagcatctgaaatgttatgGTCATTCGAAAATGTCCATGCAAAATTTGtcttcaaagtatttctgtataattggcTCCCAGAACGGTTAAAAGACTacattcccaaacagcagcaaCCACCTCCGAAAACAATAACCGCATTCATTGGATTTCGTCTGCTCATTCTGATGTGCaagtaattattatattcagtagcttctcctCCTTTTATTAGTGATGTACAGTGGCATTTGATCATTCTGTTCTCTTTGACTCATCGGATGGAAACGGTGCTTgttcacaaatgttttgtgcgatatTACAATTTTGCGCATAAATTCGCAACTTTGGATGAAACCCGGCTAGTGTCATGTTGCAGCTGAATCTGCTCTAAGGACGCACCACCCACCTGGTAGGTTTGTACAATGATGAAGATGTTGTCCACGCCCACAGCCAGCACGAGGAAGGGAATGACCTCAATGACAATAAGAGTTAGAGGGATGCCGATGTAGCTGAAGATACCCAGCGAACATGCGACTGAACTCAACACGATCAGGATACCGGCGATACCCAGAGAGATCTTAGAGTCTACCTGTGAAAAGTGTATAAACGCAGATTTTCCAATAATTAGGACATGCAAGGTCAGCCTAATGATGCTTGCAAAGGTCAAATAAAAGATCATGGCTAATGTAGGGCTTAAGCATTGAAGAACAGCATAGCCGAGCACTGTAAGTGTATATTGCTTGTATAAGAGCATAAGGTTTATAGCATATTCTTTTGAATTAAGCAATAtctatattagtgctgtcaaacaattaattgtgattaatcgcatacaaagtattcatttttattcatattaaattatttaatatacaagcataacattttccttaaatatatacatgcatgtgtacataaatatacacagttcacatatatattatgtaaacaaaaacttttctttcggatacgattaatcgcaattaatcgtttgacagcactaatctatataccgtattttctggactataagtcactttttttcatagtttggctggtcctgcgacttatagtcaggtgcgacttatttatcaaaattaatttgacattaaccaacagaaatgaactaagagacatgaaccaagagaaaacattactgtctccagccgcgagagggcgctctatactgctcagttctcctgtagcctACATAGAGCGCCCTCCTGCGGCTGTAgattgtaatgttttctcttggttctaaataaatgcgacttatagtccagtgcgacttctatgtttttttcctcatcatgacgtatttttggactgatgcgacttatactcaggtacgacttatagtccgaaaaatacggtacttcatTTTGCATCATTACTAAACAAACATTTCGAAATGCTGTCACAGCATCAGAATTAAGGccacattttaaataaagacatATGAGGGTCCTACCAGCACTGTCCAGAAGCTGTTAATGTGTCCCAGAGCCAGTGAGATGTAGACAAACATGATGACGTAGCTGATGACGATGGTGGTGACATCACTGCTGCTCTCGCGGTCGATCTCATCTTCAATGCTGCGCTCCGCACTGAATGAGATGGTCAGGTTGGGGTTGTCATAGTTCTTCACAAAGTCGATAAACCTGTAGAGGTATGGGCAATGGCGGTTACTCTAGAGTATACTGTGTATATGTGACCACAAAAGAGTTGCCATTCTAGATCAAACTACTCATTTTCAcatctttttttataaaagatttaGCCATAAGATATACTAAACAGATCATTTAAATCAAACTTACGCTTTCTCCCATGCTAAAGCTTTGCCTAGTTTTTCTGTGTCATTTAGGTAGTTGTTGACAGGAAAGGTGATCACTAGAGCTGTGGCGTTGTTGTAATCATTACCTATATATGAAACAGGACAAAACAGATTACAATGGGAAAAAGGAAGCTAATAAAATAAGCTAAAAGACAGACCATTACGAAAGTATTACTATTACATACTAGATATGATTTGtgtcaagaaaaacaaaataagaaaattacaaaatactttacgacagaaaaaaaaaaatagcattcatTAATAATATAGCCAGTAAGAAAGTTCTTCCAAATGCACAGCCTCAAGTAGATGCTTGTGTTAAAAGTTCTAATTGAGCAGATTTGACTTGTGTTTTCAATTTTCTCTCAATTCAAGATttatgttagaaaatatttatatacacacacacagtatagatcaaaactttggggtcaagtttgttgtaagcattttttaaaataaataattatttcattaagcaaggatgcattgaatatactgaatgcatcacagtttccataaaaatacaactttttaacactgataataataataataataataataatcaatttttTCTAGAGCGCCAaatcaaatcagaatgatttcagaaggatcatgtgattttAATTGCTGtcgaaaatgtagctttgccatcaTCACAGGAacatattgcattttaaaatagattacaatagaaaacagctacttttaaattataacatttcacaattttatgtttttttccccacagTATTTTCTTTCTAAAAAACAGTTTAGAAAGATTTATTTTTGCTGGTTCTGCTTTATTATTATAGGACAGTAATTAGACCGGAAGCGTAATGGGGGAGAGAGAGTGGGGACAGGATCTGGAAAGGTTCACGAGTCGGGACTTGAACTTGGGACGCCCGAATATGTCGATGCACTGCCCACGAAGCCATTGGCATCAACTAAAAACATCTTAAAGTCTATCTgacctcaaataaaataaaaaatagggtaTGTTTCCAAAATGAGATCACAATGACATCTTCGTTCTATTGTATTTTAGGTTTATTTCAGTAAAACTAACCTTCATATCCACCAAGAGCAAGCCAGGGGAAAACTGGTCCTCCAAATGTACCCATGCAGGCGTCATGCAAGGGGCTTGTGTCATCCAGGGACGTGGGAGAgctaaaacaaaagaaacaatgaaaaaaacaaaaaggcataTTCAGAGTTTATTCAGTTTAATTCATGTTACATACATTATGAATGACAATAGAGAGCCGGAGGAAAAatcatattttagtatttttgcaTTGTCATAGTCCTGAAGTCAATGGGTTTTTCTTAAATGCCGAATTAAGGTCTGTGGCCAACATTATTCTACGACCGACCGACCGACATACAGACCGaccgaccgacagacagacagacagatatatataaaGTCTGAATTGCATTTAGgctttaaaattcataaaaatgaattttacTTGATAGTATTGTCATGATGAAGAAATAAGTCTAGAAACTGTTGAGCTTATTTTCTACAGGCAATCAAGGTAATACTACCGTCCAGGGTGGCTTACAAAATTACATCACCACTCTATCACTattaattcaaaaaaaaaaaaagagcatagcTCACCTGACACAATACATAAAATGAGTGTGGTAGTCAAAGTAGACATAGAACTCATCAGCAAGCTTATGATTCAGGACTTCATGGCTGTTCTGGAAGTAGTTTAACACACTTAGGATGGTACAGTTGTCATTGTAAGGAGCCAGTGGAGAAACACAGATGTCTTTAAGAGTAACCGTCTCTCCCTTGTATTCAGCTGTTAGGTTTGTAATTTCTATCTGAAGATCCAACACCTACGTCCAACAGAGCAAGAGTTTGATTgcatgtataaaacaaaaaaataccatCAATGTGAATGATGCAACATGCAGCTTGAatgctttcaaaaaatatattttataaagtcttcaaaagtatttggacatttCTGGTcacaatataaaaatgacttgccTGACGGAGGAGTGTTATGTTCAGAATGGAGGTGAAGGGGATGTCTGGTCCGAAGGTGGGTGAAAAAACGTACGATGCATTCACCGGGGTGGTGATTATGAGCTGCTCGGTGCGGAAAAATGGCCCAAAGTGCTGGTCGAAATAGTCCTTCTCCTGCCTGGCCCTACTGCTGGGAGACGACCAGAGCTCCACCGGGTTGGTTGTGATGCGCATGTAGGTCAGTCCGGCCGAGCAGATCGACACCAGCACCACGCTGGTCAGGATCACGGTTAAGGGGTGACGCACACACATGGAGCCCCAGCTGCTGAAGAGAACCCGGAGACAGTTCTCAAAACGCTCGCCCAGTGTCTCGCAGCACGTAGCATCACCTAAGAAATAAGGACGACATTTAATGAGGACCTGAACTGAGAACATCTCTGTTACACATGTAACCCACGTTTCCAGAAGGATGGAACTGAGATGTTGTGTTGACACTGAGTGAAAGAGAACTTATTCTGTGTAAAACTGATCATTTTTTTGGATGTTAACAGATGAATTTCAGCACCACTATTATAAACAAATGCaatgaaataaatattcattttagcCAACAGTTTACAGGgcagctttttaaaaatgtaattaaagacTATAAGATCTGCACAATTACAATTCCATATGTCCATAAAGAAAAACAACCatacaagcaaaaaataaataatgtgtctCAGACCATTATACTTAATTAAACTGACATTAGtttagattaaactttattgtcactgaacatgtaaggtacaaggca contains:
- the npc1 gene encoding NPC intracellular cholesterol transporter 1; protein product: MKVIIQKGSVVRGAMLLTWRKQFFCLLWTIILLSQWVHGQHCIWYGECGNSTKIPEKKLNCNYTGPPIPLSDQEGQNLLQELCPGLVYEDNKVCCDTQQLRTLRNNIQIPLQYLDRCPACFFNFMTLFCELTCSPRQSDFLNTTQTSPFNQSTTNVFELTYYINLNFANAMYNACRDVQAPSTNIKALNILCGREASQCTPQNWIKYMFNIDNGQVPFAIDPVFSDVPVKGMDPMNNATFNCTQSLDDGSGPCSCQDCSEACGPTPVPPKPLPPWIILGMDAMAVIMWCSYIAFLLIFFGVVLGAWCYRRRMVTSEYGPILDSNHSHSINSDGTDFLGDATCCETLGERFENCLRVLFSSWGSMCVRHPLTVILTSVVLVSICSAGLTYMRITTNPVELWSSPSSRARQEKDYFDQHFGPFFRTEQLIITTPVNASYVFSPTFGPDIPFTSILNITLLRQVLDLQIEITNLTAEYKGETVTLKDICVSPLAPYNDNCTILSVLNYFQNSHEVLNHKLADEFYVYFDYHTHFMYCVSSPTSLDDTSPLHDACMGTFGGPVFPWLALGGYEGNDYNNATALVITFPVNNYLNDTEKLGKALAWEKAFIDFVKNYDNPNLTISFSAERSIEDEIDRESSSDVTTIVISYVIMFVYISLALGHINSFWTVLVDSKISLGIAGILIVLSSVACSLGIFSYIGIPLTLIVIEVIPFLVLAVGVDNIFIIVQTYQRDERMPEEELHQQIGRILGEVAPSMFLSSFSETVAFFLGGLSSMPAVRTFSLFAGLAVFIDFLLQISCFVSLLGLDIKRQEANRPDIFCCVKFPEGQREKSEGCLFRFFKKIYAPFILKDWVRPLVVAVFVGMLSFSIAVVNKVEIGLDQKLSMPDDSYVLDYFGNLSEYLHTGAPVYFVVEDGHDYKTSEGQNAVCGGVGCNNNSLVQQIYTASLLKNYTKISNAPSSWLDDYFDWVKPQSSCCRYYNTTGAFCNASVVDKSCVHCRPLTSWGKKNPNGTEFTHFLPMFLSDIPNIKCGKGGHAAYSTAVDLLENNTDVGATYFMSYHSILKTSSDFIDALKMARELTDNITQAIGPQNKTYSVFPYSVFYVFYEQYLTIVYDAAFNLGISLMAIFVVSTVLLGFELCSAVLVCFTIAMILVNMFGVMWLWDISLNAVSLVNLVMCCGISVEFCSHIVRAFSVSTKSSRVDRAEEALAHMGSSVFSGITLTKFGGILILALSKSQIFQIFYFRMYLSIVLLGAAHGLIFLPVLLSYAGPSANKAKVMAARKRVVGTEREQLIY